Genomic window (Streptomyces sp. RerS4):
GCCCGCGGTCGAGCGGGGGATGACGGCGGTCAGGACGACGACGCCGTCCTCGCCCACGAAGGAGGCGGGGGTGGTGGGCAGGGCGGAGGTGGGCGTGGGGGTGGGGTGCCAGGTGCCGGTGGGGAGGGTGAGGTCGAGGCCGTCGGGGACGGTGTCGGCGGTGATCCACAGGACGGCGTTCTCGGTGGTGAAACGGTTCGCCGCCCAGTCGCGGACGTTCGCGGCGGTGAGCCGGTGCAGGCCGGCCTCGGGGTAGCTGGTCAGGCCGTAGCCGCGGGAGCCGTAGCGCCACAGGGGCATGCCGTGCGCGGGGCCGTGGCCGCGGCCGGCGGCCTCGGTGCGCAGGATCTCCTTCTCGGTCTCCAGCCGGTCCAGCGGCAGGTCGCGCAGGGCGGCGCACACGCCGTTGAGGTACTCGACCACGTCGGCGGGGGTGCCGGTGACGTGGAAGTGGGTGTACACGGCGGCCGTGGCGCCGTTGTAGTGCAGATCGCCGAGGCCGTGCCGGTGCAGGGCGAGGTGCTCGACGAGGTGGGTGATGCCGCTGGTGGCGAGGGTCTCGTCGGCGCGACCGACGCGGAAGAGCAGTCCGGCGGTGACGGGGCCGGGGGTGGAGCGGCGGGCGAGGACGGTGCGGATGCCGCCGACGGTGGTGTGGATGATGCCGTCGGTTTCGGTGCCGGTGCCGGTGCCGGTGCCGGCTTCGGTCGCGCCGGTGGTGGTCGCGGGCGGGGTGTCGGTGCTCATGGGGGTCCTCTTCAGCCCTGGGCCAGTGCGGTCTTGCGGTGGCGGGCGAACGCGCCCGCGTGGTCGGCGCTGACGTAGCTCCAGGGGAACTCGGTGGCCCGGTCGCCGAGCGCCCGGAAGTGCGGGGCGGCGTCGGCGGGGCGGCCGGCGAGGCTGTGGGCGGCGGCGAAGGCGTTGTGCGCGGCGACCATCTGGTACGCGTCGGCGCGGGCGGCCGGGTGGAGTACGGAGCGGGCGGAGGCGGCGAGGAGTTCGGCCCGGGTGGCGGGCTCGCGCAGGTACTCCTCGGCGGCCTTCTTCGTCCGGTCCTGGGCGATGTCGAGGTAGCGCTCCATCTGGGCGACCGCGACGAGGGCGCCGTTCGGGGCGCCTTCGGGGGCGGCCGCCGCGCGGTCGCGGGCGTAGCCGTGGGCCTCCTCCCAGGTGCCGCCCCACTTGGGGCACAGCTGCTGGAGGAGTTGGCTCTGGGCGTTGAAGTGGTGGGGGTGGTGCTCGGCGAGCCGGTCGTGGCGGCGGCGGGCCTCGCTCTGGCCCAGTTCGAGTCCGCGCGCGCTGATCAGGCGCAGGTACCAGGCGAGGGCGTCGCGGGGGTGGGCGGCGCAGACGTCGATGAGCAGGATCTCGGCGCGCCTGAGGTGGGCGTGGAAGGCGTCGAACTGTTCGCGCGTCACGTGCTCGGCGCGGGCGTCGCTCCGGATCTCCCAGCCGCGCAGGATGAGGTGGTTGGCGAGCAGGACGTTCGGCAGCGGGTCGTCGGGGCGTCGGGACGCGAGGTCCTGAAGGAACGTTTCTGCGTCGGGGGTTTCGGCGACGGCCCAGCAGGCGAGGGCACGGTCGTCCTCGTCGGGGAGCGATGCGAAGGCGGCGATCACGGCGTCCCCGTCCTTGCGCAGGACGGCGGCGCGGAGGGCGGCCAGGGCCGGGAAGTGCTCGGTGGGGTCGACGAGGGGCCGGCCGAGCGGCGGGGTGGATGCGGACACGCGCGGATCATATGACCGGGATCGGCCCCTGACCAGGGCTTTCGGCTGGCGATGCGATCCGCGCGGGCTCGTCCGCGCGGGTGGTGCGTAGGGGTGGTGCGAAAGGTGGTGCGAAGGGGCGGGTCAGTCGGCGATCTTGCGGGAGACCTGGAAGGCCGCGTAGCCGCCGATGGCGAGGAAGAGGTACGTCAGCGGGTTCGCGTCGGTCTTCCAGGCCTCGATGAGGGCGGAGGTGTCCTCCAGGAGGATGTCGACGGCGCTGACGTCCAGCGCGTCGGCGGCGATCAGGGCGAGGCCGAACATCTGGCCCGCGAGGACGGCGACGACCGACAGCAGGGCGCCGAGGACCGGCAGGACGGCGTTGCGGCCGCCGACCTTGCCCGCCGCGAAGCCGATGAGGGCGCCGACGCCGACGGCCGCGTAGCCGATCTCGCGCTCGGTGCCCTTGATGATCGCGCCGTAGACGCCGATGGCGACGAGCGCGGCGACGACGGCCGCCACGATGCCGAGGCCGACGTTGCCACGGGCCGGAGCCGGGGCCGGGGCCTCGGTGTAGGAGGCGGGCGCGGGCGGCTGGAAGTTCTGGCTCATGTGGGAAATCCCCCCCAGGGATTCGGACGCACGCATGTCGGTCAGGCATAAGTGCGGGATAAGTGACGCCGCAGGCTAACAGGCCCTACCGACATCCGACGGGTGGATTTCGCGCGGATGAACGGACCGGTGCAGGACGTGACCTGACCGCTATCCGGCCGTGACCCGGGGGGTTCCCGGGACGGGGGTGGCGTCAGAGGCGGTGGGCCGCGCCGGCGGGGCTGGCGCCCCGGGTGTCGAGCAGCAGCTGCGCCTTCACCGCGAGGCCCTGGAGGTCGTACGTGCGGTGGTGCTGGAGCAGGATCGTCAGGTCGGCGTTGGCGGCGGCCTCGTAGAGCGAATCGGCGCGCGGGACGGGCTGGTCGCGCACCCGCCAGCCCGTGATGTACGGGTCGTGGTAGCTGATCAGGGCGCCGAGGTCGAGGAGGCGGCTGGCGATCTCGCGGGCCGGGGAGCCCTCCTGGTCGGCGAGGTCGGGCTTGTAGGTGACCCCGAGCAGCAGGACCCGGGCGCCGCGCGCGGACTTGCCGTGCTCGTTCAGCAGGGTGGCCGACCGCTGGATGACGTACTGCGGCATCCGGTTGTTGATCTCCTGCGCCAGGCCGACCATGCGCAGGGGGTGGCCGGGGGTGCGGGTGGTGTGGGGGAGGTAGTTGGGGTCGAGGGGGACGCCATGGCCGCCGACGCCGGGGCCGGGGCGGAAGGCCTGGAAGCCGTACGGCTTGGTCTCGGCGCAGCGGATGACGTCCCAGAGGTCGACGCCGAGGTCGTGGCACAGGACCGCCATCTCGTTCATGAGGGCGATGTTGACGTGCCGGTAGTTGGTCTCCAGCAGTTGCACGGTCTCGGCCTCGCGCAGGCCCCGGGCGCGGACGACCTTCTCGGTGAGGCGGGCGTAGAAGGCGTGCGCGGACTCGGTGCAGGCGGGGGTGAGGCCGCCGATCACCTTGGGGGTGTTGGTGATGCCGTGGGTGCGGTTGCCGGGGTCGAGGCGGCTGGGGGAGTAGGCCAGGTGGAAGTCGCGGCCGGCCCGCAGGCCGGAGCCTTCTTCGAGGACGGGGCGGAGGTAGTCCTCGGTGACGCCCGGGTGGACCGCGGATTCGAGGATGACGGTGGTGTGGGGGCGCAGGCGGGCGGCGAGGGTGCGCCCCGCCGCGCCGACGGCCCCGAGGTCGAGCGCCCGGTCGGCGCCGAGGTGGGTGGGGGCGCAGATGACGGCGGTGCGGACCCGGCCGAGTTCGGCGGGGTTGGTGGTCACCCGGAAGCCGGCCGCCGACATGCGGCGGATCTCGGCGGCGGTGAGACTGCTGTCCGTGGCGGGGCCGCTGTCGTAGCCGACGGTCTCGATTCCGGCGGCTACGGCCGCCTGGGCGAGGGGGAGGCCGAGGTGGCCGAGTCCGATGACGGCGAGATCTGCGGGCATGGGGGGCCGTCCCTTCCCTTCCCTGACATGAGGGGGCGGTGCGCGCGATTGCCGTCGACCGGGAGTCCGGAGCTCGGCAGGAGCTGGCGCAATGTCAGACTAGGCGTATATATGACAGATATGTCGCATTGTGAGTCGGTGGCTGCCTTTGTGTTGTCCACAGGCGGTGGCTGATGTCGGTGCGGCCGGTCAGAATCATGAAACGGGCGATGTGAGCGGGATCACCCGCACCGAGCGGGCGCGGGCCCGCACCAACGGGAGGCAGCCGTGAGGACAGCGACACTGGGACCGGCACAGCGCGCCGAGGCACTCGCCCGGATGGCCGAGCGGGAACTCGACGTGTTGGTGGTGGGCGCCGGCGTGGTCGGCGCGGGCACCGCGCTCGACGCGGTGACCAGAGGCCTGTCGACGGGGCTCGTGGAGGCGCGCGACTGGGCCTCCGGCACCTCCAGCCGCTCCAGCAAGCTCATCCACGGCGGCCTGCGCTACCTGGAGATGCTCGACTTCGCCCTCGTACGGGAGGCCCTCAAAGAGCGCGGACTGCTGCTGGAGCGCCTCGCCCCGCACCTGGTGAAGCCGGTGCCCTTCCTCTACCCGCTCCGGCACAAGGGCTGGGAGCGTTTCTACGCGGGCTCGGGCGTGGCCCTGTACGACGCCATGTCGTTCTCCAGCGGACACGGGCGCGGCCTGCCCACGCACCGCCACCTCTCGCGCGGCAAGGCCCTGCGCATCGCCCCCGCCCTGCGCAAGGACGCGCTGGTCGGCGCCCTCCAGTACTACGACGCCCAGATGGACGACGCCCGCTACGTCACCACCCTGGTGCGCACGGCCGCCGCGTACGGGGCGGATTGTGCCAACCGGGCGAGGGTGACGGGCTTCCTGCGCGAGGGCGAACGGGTGGTCGGGGCGCGGGTGCGGGACGTGGAGGGCGGCGGCGAGTACGAGATCCGCGCGAAGCAGGTCGTCAACGCGACCGGGGTGTGGACGGACGACACGCAGGCGCTCATCGGGGAGCGCGGGCAGTTCCACGTACGGGCGTCGAAGGGCATCCATCTGGTCGTGCCCAAGGACCGGATCCACTCCAACACCGGGCTGATCCTGCGCACCGAGAAGTCGGTGCTGTTCGTCATCCCGTGGGGCCGGCACTGGATCGTCGGGACGACGGACACCGACTGGGACCTCGACAAGGCGCACCCGGCGGCCTCCAGCGCCGACATCGACTACCTGCTGGAGCACGTCAACTCGGTGCTGGCCGTCCCCCTGACGCGCGACGACGTCCAGGGCGTCTACGCGGGCCTGCGGCCGCTGCTGGCCGGGGAGTCGGACGCGACGAGCAAGCTCTCGCGCGAGCACACCGTGGCCCACCCGGTGCCGGGGCTGGTGGTGGTGGCGGGCGGCAAGTACACCACGTACCGGGTCATGGCGAAGGACGCCGTCGACGAGGCGGTGCACGGGCTGGACCAGCGGGTCGCGCGGTGCGTGACGGAGGACGTGCCGCTGGTCGGCGCGGAGGGGTACCGGGCGCTGTGGAACGGCCGCGCCCGGATCGCGGCGCGGACGGGACTGCACGTGGTGCGCGTCGAGCACCTCCTGAACCGGTACGGCTCGCTGACGGAGGAACTGCTCGACCTCATGGCCGCCGACCCTGCCCTCGGCGAACCGTTGACCGGGGCGGACGACTACCTGCGGGCCGAGGTCGTCTACGCCGCCTCCCACGAGGGGGCCCGCCACCTCGACGACGTGCTGACGCGGCGGACCCGGATCTCCATCGAGACCTTCGACCGGGGGACGCGGTCGGCGCGGGAATGCGCGGAGTTGATGGCGCCGGTGCTGGGGTGGGACGAGCAGCAGATCGAGAAGGAGATCGAGCACTACGAGAAGCGGGTGCAGGCCGAACGGGAGTCGCAGCGCCAGCCCGACGACCAGACGGCGGACGCGGCGCGACTCGGGGCGCCCGACATCGTTCCGTTGTAAGTCCGCGATGTGGCGGGAGGAACCGGCGGACCCGGGGCTCCCGTCGGATGCGGAGTGAGCAACAATGAGGTTTCTGCCGGGGTGGGTTACCGTGCCCCCCGGCGGCTGCCGGGGCAGCCGGGGCAGGCTGCACGATCGCAGAGGGGACGCATGTCGAAGCCGGAGCACACGGAGTCCCCTGCCGGGGCGCCCACGACCAAGCCGGAGGGCGGCGCCGAAGCCGCCGCCCCGGCCGGGGCGCCGGACGCGGAACGCACCGCCGCCGCAGGGCCGAAGGCCGAGGCCGCGCCCCTCCCCAAACCAAGGGCCGCCCAGCCGCCGCCCCCTGACGACACGCCTGCCGCCGAGTCGGCTTCCGCTTCCGTTGACGAACCGCAGGACGCGAAGCCGGCCGCGGCCGACGCCGCGAAGCCCCCGCCCGCCGCGAAGCGGAATCCGCCGAGGCGGCGAAGCCGGCGTCCCCGTCGGCCGGTTCGCCGTCCGACGGGCGACCGGCCGCCGCCGAGGCCGCCGAGGCCGCCGAGGCCGCCGAGGCCGCCGAGGCCGCCGAGGCCGACGGGGTCGGTGGGGGGCGCGATGAAGGGCGGCTGTTGGCCGGGCGGTACCGGTTGGGGGGTGTGTTGGGGAAGGGCGGTATGGGGACCGTCTGGCGGGCCGAGGACGAGGTGCTCGGCCGCACGGTCGCCGTCAAGGAACTCCGCTTCGGCACCGGCGTCGACGAGGACGAGAAGCGCCGCCTCATCACCCGCACCCTCCGCGAGGCCAAGGCCATCGCCCGCATCCGCAGCGAAGGCGCCGTCACCGTCTTCGACGTCGTCGACGAGGACGCCCGGCCGTGGATCGTCATGGAGCTCATCGAGGGCTCCTCCCTCGCCGAGTTCATCCGCGAGAACGGCCCGCTGACCCCGCGCCGCGCCGCCGAGGTCGGCCTCGCCGTGCTCGACGTGCTGCGTGCCGCCCACCGCCAGGGGATCCTGCACCGCGACGTGAAACCGTCCAACGTGCTCATCGCCGGCAGCGGCCGCGTCGTCCTCACCGACTTCGGCATCGCCCAGGTCGAGGGCGACCCCTCCATCACCTCCACCGGCATGCTCGTCGGCGCCCCGTCGTACATCTCGCCCGAGCGCGCCCGCGGCCAGAAGCCCGGCCCGCCGGCCGACATGTGGTCCCTCGGCGGGCTGCTGTACGCCGCCGTCGAGGGCGTGCCCCCGTACGACAAGGGCTCCGCCCTCGCCACCCTCACCGCGGTGATGACCGAGGCCGTGGACCCGCCGCGAAACGCCGGTCCCCTCCTCACCGACGTCATCTACGGGCTGCTGGTCAAGGACCCGGCCCGGCGGCTCGACGAGGACCGCGCCCGCACGATGCTGACGGCCGTCCTCAACGCCCCCGACCCGGAGCCGGTCGCCCCGCCCGTCCCGGCGGTCGAGGAGACCCGCGCCATCTCCTTCACCAAGGCCGAGGTCGAGGCGGAGAAGGCCGCCGAGAAGGCGGCGAAGAAGGAACGCGAGCGGCGCGAGCGCGAACAGCGCGATCGCGCCCGCGCCGCGCTGAAGGCCACCCGCAAGGCGGCCGCCGCCGCCGCGGCGTCCGCCGCCGAGGCCCCGCCGGCCCGACCGGCCACGCCCAAGGCCCCGCTCACCGACGTGATGGAACGCCGCACCATCGTCCTCGCGATAGCCGCGGTGGTCGTCGTCCTCGCGGTGGTCGGCTCGCTGATCGTGTACCTGGTGAACGGCGACGACGACAAGGACGGCCGCAAGGACGAGGGCAAGGGCAAGGGCGCGGTCGCCTCCGGCAGCCCCTCGCCCGGCGCGAAGCCCGCCCCGGGCAACTCGCCGGGTACGGCGAGCGGCACCCCGACCCCCGCGGGCCAGAGCCCGAGCGCGAGCGGGAACACGAGCCCGAGTCCGGCCGGTTCCGCCGCCGACGCGGGGCAGGGCCAAGGCCAGGGCGCCAGCCCGGGTGGTCCCGGAGGCCTCCCCGCCGGGTTCACGACGGTGACGGACGTCCGCTACCGGTTCTCCATGGCGATGCCCGAGGGCTTTCGCCAGACGGACACCGCCGGCGTGAACTCGGGCGCGATCTACAGCCGCGACGGCGGCTTCCCGCGCGTCCAGGTCGACTTCACCGCCACCCCCGGCGACGACGCCCGCGCCGCCTGGGCCCAACTCGCCCCGAGCGTGGCCGGCAGCAGCAAGGGCTACCGGCTCATACGCCTCGACACCGTCGAGTACCGCGGCTATCCGACCGTCGCCGACTGGGAGTTCGAGCGGGAGCAGCAGGGCATCAAGGTCCGGGTGCTCGACCGCGGCTTCAAGACGGACGCGAAGCACGGCTACGCCATCATGATCAGCTGCGCCGCCGACCAGTGGGACGGCCCCGAGTGCACGCAGCTGCGCGCCACCGCTTTCGAGACCTTCCAGTCCTTGGGCTGACGGTCCTCTCAAGGCCGGGGCGCGCGAGCCCCGGGCGACGTATCGTGTCAGCGGGACCATGGGGGCCCGCCGCACTCGGGGGAGGCGATGTGGAGGACTACGCCGGCCGGATCCTGGCCGACCGCTACCGCCTGCCCTTACCTCCGTTGGACGACCACGAGCCGACGGAGACCCGGGCCTTCGACACGCGCAGCGGGCAGGAAGTCCTCGTGCGCCAGGTGCCGTTGCCCGAGGTGGTGGACGCGGAGCTGCTCGACGGTCCGCACGCCGGCGCGGCGTCGCGGGTGCGCCCCGGCGGGGAACTGCCTGCCGTGCGGCGGGCGATCGCGGCCGCGCAGGCCGCCGCCTCCATCCCCGACCACCCGCGTCTCGACCAGGTCTTCGACGTGTTCGCCGAGGGCGACTCGCTGTGGATCGTGAGCGAACTCGTCCCCGCCCTGCCGCTGGCCGCGCTCATCGCCGAGGAACCGCTGAGCCCCTACCGGGCGGCGGAGGTGGCGTCGGACGTGCTGACCGCCCTGCGGGTGCTGCACGCCCACGGCTGGACGCACCGGAACATCACCGTGCGCACCGTGTTGATATGCGAGGACGGCAGGGTCGTCCTGACGGGGCTGGCGGCGGGAGCCGCCGAGGAGGCCCTGTGCGGATACGACCCGGTGCCGCCGCAGGAGCCGACGCGGGACCTCGACGCCGGCTGGAACCCCTCGCCGCCGCCCGCCGGGCCCACCACGCCGCTCTACGCGCCGCTCGTCGCCCCGGGCTACGACACCGGGCCGCGCTACTCGGACCACGTCACCCTCCCGGAACCGGCCCCGCCCGCCGCCGCGCCCCCCGCCCCGCAGCCGCCGCCCGGAGCTCCCCGCGCCGGACCGGGCCACCCGCGAGGCCGCCGCCCGCGCCGGGACCGTCGCCGCGTACCGCGCCGGCACCCGGGCCGCCGAGGCCGAGGTGGCCCGGGAGCGCGGGCGGCGCGGGCCGGTGGTGGTGCCCGTACCGCCGCCGACCGGGGCCAACCTGCCGCAGGAGTACGCCTACCCGTACGGGGACCGGGCGCCGACACCGGCACGCCCTGGCACGGAGCCGCCCCCGCCGCGCCGCCGAAGCGGAACCCTTTCCTCCGGCGCCGGAAACCGAGCCCGCCTCCGAGCCCGAGCCCGCCCCCGAGCCCCAGCCCGCCCCCGAGCCGCCCCGCCCGGCCCTGCCCGCGCAGCTCGCCCTCCCGCAGGGCTACCGCCAGGCCGAAGCCCCCGCCGCGCCCCCGGCCCCGCTCCCCGCCCGCCCCGCGCCCGCGCCCCGGCCCCGTCCGCCCCGCCGCGCCCCGCGCCCGCCGACGGCTGGGGCGCGGCCCCCGGCGGCGGTACGGGTCCCCGTACGGGCCTCGACGCCGAGCGGGCCCGGCAGACCCGGATGGCCGTCGTCGGCCCCGTCACCGAGCGGTGGGCCCCCGAACAGGCCGGGCCCGTCCACGGCCACTGGCAGCTCGCCGCGCCCGTCGGCCCCGCCACCGACCTCTGGGCCCTCGGCGCCCTGCTGTACCGCTCCGTCCAGGGTCACGCCCCGTACCCCGAGGACAGCGTGGCGGAACTGGTCGAGATGGTCTGCGCCGAGCCCCCCGCGTTCGCCGAGGAGTGCGGCCCGCTGCGCCCCGTCGTGGAGTCCCTGCTGCGCCAGGACCCCACCGAGCGCCCCGACTTCGAGGAGCTGCGGGGCTGGCTGCGGTCCCTGGTCCGCTCCGCCCCCGAACCCGACGGCGACTTCGCGCTGCTCCCGATGCCGGAGCCCGACCCCGGCCGGTTGCCCGTCGTACGCCGGCGCGGCGATCTGCACGGCCGCCACCGCAACCCGGCCGCCCCGCGCCGGCCCCTCGCCCTGGGCCGGACCCTGCTGGTCGGGATCCTCGCGATGCTCGCGGCGGCGGTGGCGTACGCGATGGTGTTCATGCCGCGCTCCGACGCCTCCCGCGACGGGGCCAAGCAGCCGACGGCCGCCGAGAGCCCGGCCGTGCCCGCCCCCGCGAAGCCCTCGACGGGCGCCGGGGCCCCGCCCCCGTCGGGCAGCCCGCAGTCCAAGCCGGCCCCGCAGACGGAGCCCGGCCCCGCCCCCGAGGGCTACACCCTGGAGCGGGACCCGGAGCACTTCACCATCGCCGTCCCCAAGGGCTGGGACCGCCGGGGCATCAACGAGGCGGGTCAGGTGCGCTACACGCAGGGGGCGTTCACCCTGATCGTGGTGCCCGGCCGGGACCGGGTGGAGGGCAATCCGGACCCGAAGGGCTACCAGCAGGACAAGGAGCCCG
Coding sequences:
- a CDS encoding nucleotide sugar dehydrogenase → MPADLAVIGLGHLGLPLAQAAVAAGIETVGYDSGPATDSSLTAAEIRRMSAAGFRVTTNPAELGRVRTAVICAPTHLGADRALDLGAVGAAGRTLAARLRPHTTVILESAVHPGVTEDYLRPVLEEGSGLRAGRDFHLAYSPSRLDPGNRTHGITNTPKVIGGLTPACTESAHAFYARLTEKVVRARGLREAETVQLLETNYRHVNIALMNEMAVLCHDLGVDLWDVIRCAETKPYGFQAFRPGPGVGGHGVPLDPNYLPHTTRTPGHPLRMVGLAQEINNRMPQYVIQRSATLLNEHGKSARGARVLLLGVTYKPDLADQEGSPAREIASRLLDLGALISYHDPYITGWRVRDQPVPRADSLYEAAANADLTILLQHHRTYDLQGLAVKAQLLLDTRGASPAGAAHRL
- a CDS encoding glycerol-3-phosphate dehydrogenase/oxidase, with the protein product MRTATLGPAQRAEALARMAERELDVLVVGAGVVGAGTALDAVTRGLSTGLVEARDWASGTSSRSSKLIHGGLRYLEMLDFALVREALKERGLLLERLAPHLVKPVPFLYPLRHKGWERFYAGSGVALYDAMSFSSGHGRGLPTHRHLSRGKALRIAPALRKDALVGALQYYDAQMDDARYVTTLVRTAAAYGADCANRARVTGFLREGERVVGARVRDVEGGGEYEIRAKQVVNATGVWTDDTQALIGERGQFHVRASKGIHLVVPKDRIHSNTGLILRTEKSVLFVIPWGRHWIVGTTDTDWDLDKAHPAASSADIDYLLEHVNSVLAVPLTRDDVQGVYAGLRPLLAGESDATSKLSREHTVAHPVPGLVVVAGGKYTTYRVMAKDAVDEAVHGLDQRVARCVTEDVPLVGAEGYRALWNGRARIAARTGLHVVRVEHLLNRYGSLTEELLDLMAADPALGEPLTGADDYLRAEVVYAASHEGARHLDDVLTRRTRISIETFDRGTRSARECAELMAPVLGWDEQQIEKEIEHYEKRVQAERESQRQPDDQTADAARLGAPDIVPL
- a CDS encoding serine/threonine-protein kinase, whose product is MGTVWRAEDEVLGRTVAVKELRFGTGVDEDEKRRLITRTLREAKAIARIRSEGAVTVFDVVDEDARPWIVMELIEGSSLAEFIRENGPLTPRRAAEVGLAVLDVLRAAHRQGILHRDVKPSNVLIAGSGRVVLTDFGIAQVEGDPSITSTGMLVGAPSYISPERARGQKPGPPADMWSLGGLLYAAVEGVPPYDKGSALATLTAVMTEAVDPPRNAGPLLTDVIYGLLVKDPARRLDEDRARTMLTAVLNAPDPEPVAPPVPAVEETRAISFTKAEVEAEKAAEKAAKKERERREREQRDRARAALKATRKAAAAAAASAAEAPPARPATPKAPLTDVMERRTIVLAIAAVVVVLAVVGSLIVYLVNGDDDKDGRKDEGKGKGAVASGSPSPGAKPAPGNSPGTASGTPTPAGQSPSASGNTSPSPAGSAADAGQGQGQGASPGGPGGLPAGFTTVTDVRYRFSMAMPEGFRQTDTAGVNSGAIYSRDGGFPRVQVDFTATPGDDARAAWAQLAPSVAGSSKGYRLIRLDTVEYRGYPTVADWEFEREQQGIKVRVLDRGFKTDAKHGYAIMISCAADQWDGPECTQLRATAFETFQSLG